The following coding sequences lie in one Biomphalaria glabrata chromosome 18, xgBioGlab47.1, whole genome shotgun sequence genomic window:
- the LOC106052793 gene encoding uncharacterized protein LOC106052793 isoform X3 has product MFIRKLYCTDYLDEDPLFTDSLLTPDKNVTISFSPPFIINGLTSDVDITCSFTRDLIPAMTSIFSLVIAHSSTTDQPLYSYVASVNALEGHAHNISHDVEVISGLIDNQGESSLHIRFKYPDSNLTGLYVCEVQGFDQIGKPVTKYAKVKLMPTNINDLFHQINNLQSNLTEANANLSLLQNSFNAMQSCMSRKDEYINKLTNQSNFYSPVFFNGHSYYMTQKISRFFYAEAQNSCKLIGGYLAELDTQGEMDFFREYMIKMNIPYIFWSGATKQNGTWANEHSPDVRPLFDWAPGQPVNNSDTVCQCSFSANYWKLTACFCDVYDRSDLGYVCEVLDRC; this is encoded by the exons ATGTTTATACGTAAACTGTACTGCACTGATTACCTTG atGAAGATCCTTTGTTCACTGATAGTCTGCTGACACCGGACAAGAACGTAACAATCTCATTCAGTCCGCCTTTTATTATCAACGGGCTAACTTCTGACGTCGACATTACATGCAGTTTCACACGTGACCTAATTCCAGCTATGACGTCAATATTTTCTCTGGTCATCGCACACTCGAGCACAACTGACCAACCGTTATACAGCTACGTGGCCTCGGTCAACGCGCTGGAAGGTCACGCCCACAACATCTCGCATGATGTTGAGGTCATTTCCGGTTTAATAGATAACCAAGGAGAATCCTCGTTGCACATCCGGTTTAAATACCCTGATTCAAATCTGACTGGTTTGTACGTATGTGAAGTCCAAGGTTTTGACCAAATAGGTAAACCAGTAACAAAGTACGCCAAAGTAAAATTGATGCCAACTAATATAAATGATCTGTTCCatcaaattaataatttacagtCAAACCTTACTGAGGCTAACGCAAATCTAAGTCTATTGCAAAATTCTTTCAATGCCATGCAGAGCTGCATGAGCAGGAAAGATGaatacattaataaattaacaaacCAGTCAAACTTCTACTCGCCTGTTTTCTTCAATGGCCACAGCTACTACATGACTCAAAAAATATCACGTTTTTTTTATGCAGAAGCTCAGAATTCTTGCAAGTTAATCGGCGGATACCTTGCAGAACTAGACACTCAGGGAGAGATGGATTTCTTTAGAGAGTACATGATCAAAATGAATATCCCATATATCTTCTGGTCAGGGGCAACAAAGCAGAACGGCACATGGGCAAACGAGCACAGTCCAGATGTCAGGCCGTTGTTTGACTGGGCGCCAGGACAACCAGTTAATAACTCTGATACTGTTTGCCAGTGTTCTTTTTCTGCAAATTATTGGAAGCTTACTGCGTGTTTTTGCGACGTTTATGATAGGAGTGATCTAGGTTATGTTTGCGAAGTGCTAGATAGATGTTAA
- the LOC106052793 gene encoding uncharacterized protein LOC106052793 isoform X1, whose amino-acid sequence MFAMQSWVVILIIAGITLTSADEDPLFTDSLLTPDKNVTISFSPPFIINGLTSDVDITCSFTRDLIPAMTSIFSLVIAHSSTTDQPLYSYVASVNALEGHAHNISHDVEVISGLIDNQGESSLHIRFKYPDSNLTGLYVCEVQGFDQIGKPVTKYAKVKLMPTNINDLFHQINNLQSNLTEANANLSLLQNSFNAMQSCMSRKDEYINKLTNQSNFYSPVFFNGHSYYMTQKISRFFYAEAQNSCKLIGGYLAELDTQGEMDFFREYMIKMNIPYIFWSGATKQNGTWANEHSPDVRPLFDWAPGQPVNNSDTVCQCSFSANYWKLTACFCDVYDRSDLGYVCEVLDRC is encoded by the coding sequence atGAAGATCCTTTGTTCACTGATAGTCTGCTGACACCGGACAAGAACGTAACAATCTCATTCAGTCCGCCTTTTATTATCAACGGGCTAACTTCTGACGTCGACATTACATGCAGTTTCACACGTGACCTAATTCCAGCTATGACGTCAATATTTTCTCTGGTCATCGCACACTCGAGCACAACTGACCAACCGTTATACAGCTACGTGGCCTCGGTCAACGCGCTGGAAGGTCACGCCCACAACATCTCGCATGATGTTGAGGTCATTTCCGGTTTAATAGATAACCAAGGAGAATCCTCGTTGCACATCCGGTTTAAATACCCTGATTCAAATCTGACTGGTTTGTACGTATGTGAAGTCCAAGGTTTTGACCAAATAGGTAAACCAGTAACAAAGTACGCCAAAGTAAAATTGATGCCAACTAATATAAATGATCTGTTCCatcaaattaataatttacagtCAAACCTTACTGAGGCTAACGCAAATCTAAGTCTATTGCAAAATTCTTTCAATGCCATGCAGAGCTGCATGAGCAGGAAAGATGaatacattaataaattaacaaacCAGTCAAACTTCTACTCGCCTGTTTTCTTCAATGGCCACAGCTACTACATGACTCAAAAAATATCACGTTTTTTTTATGCAGAAGCTCAGAATTCTTGCAAGTTAATCGGCGGATACCTTGCAGAACTAGACACTCAGGGAGAGATGGATTTCTTTAGAGAGTACATGATCAAAATGAATATCCCATATATCTTCTGGTCAGGGGCAACAAAGCAGAACGGCACATGGGCAAACGAGCACAGTCCAGATGTCAGGCCGTTGTTTGACTGGGCGCCAGGACAACCAGTTAATAACTCTGATACTGTTTGCCAGTGTTCTTTTTCTGCAAATTATTGGAAGCTTACTGCGTGTTTTTGCGACGTTTATGATAGGAGTGATCTAGGTTATGTTTGCGAAGTGCTAGATAGATGTTAA